One window of Salegentibacter sp. Hel_I_6 genomic DNA carries:
- a CDS encoding glycoside hydrolase 100 family protein: protein MMTSENSELIALAKEAALNVLLHNAEGPFQHLPRTAGWGYPEPYTRDLMFSIFGIAVSGNSVLLASIRKVLETLAENQSEKGHVPSLVHDSEDRGASDTTPLFLLGTGMFRKVVNEPEFLKTAVEKSLLWMEYQSPTDQYLIAQQPTSDWRDEQWVLGYGLFVNTVVYSYLQLMGFHNRAKKMHAEMENFTIIRDRLKKQVQQGLLVRDKPYYAFWSYKIYNSDRFDLLGNSLAILSGIASPKIADFIIEWIEKECTAMKSSGDLAVNLPPNFYPFIKPEDSDWHKRYADYNLPGNYHNGGIWPFICGIYIAALVGAKHFDLAEIKLIELTKLIKRSRTAGLDFGFNEWFRSQNGEPMGQDWQTWSAALYLYAVKCVEEKNTPFFDEIREASFSQNR, encoded by the coding sequence ATGATGACATCAGAAAATTCAGAATTAATTGCTTTAGCGAAAGAGGCAGCATTAAATGTGCTTCTTCATAATGCTGAAGGACCCTTTCAGCATCTGCCCAGAACTGCTGGCTGGGGTTATCCCGAACCTTATACCAGGGATTTAATGTTTTCTATATTCGGAATAGCGGTTTCCGGTAATTCGGTGCTTTTAGCGAGCATCCGAAAAGTTTTGGAGACCTTAGCTGAAAATCAGTCAGAAAAAGGACATGTTCCCTCATTAGTTCACGATAGTGAAGATAGGGGAGCCAGTGATACGACACCATTGTTTTTATTGGGTACCGGAATGTTTAGAAAAGTAGTGAATGAACCTGAATTTTTAAAAACCGCTGTAGAAAAATCTTTATTGTGGATGGAATATCAAAGCCCTACAGATCAATATCTAATTGCGCAGCAGCCCACCAGTGACTGGCGCGACGAACAGTGGGTTTTAGGTTATGGACTTTTTGTGAATACCGTGGTTTATAGTTATTTGCAGTTAATGGGATTTCATAATCGGGCTAAAAAGATGCACGCTGAAATGGAAAATTTCACGATTATTAGAGACAGGCTCAAAAAACAAGTTCAGCAAGGTTTGTTAGTAAGGGATAAACCTTATTATGCGTTTTGGTCTTATAAAATTTATAATAGTGATAGGTTTGATCTGCTTGGAAATAGTCTTGCTATACTTTCTGGTATTGCTTCTCCAAAAATAGCAGATTTTATTATTGAATGGATTGAAAAAGAGTGCACAGCAATGAAATCCAGCGGAGACCTAGCAGTAAATTTACCTCCTAATTTTTATCCTTTTATAAAACCGGAAGATTCAGACTGGCACAAACGCTATGCAGATTATAATTTACCGGGAAATTATCATAACGGCGGAATATGGCCATTTATTTGTGGGATTTACATAGCAGCCCTTGTGGGTGCAAAGCATTTTGACCTTGCCGAAATAAAACTCATTGAGCTTACCAAACTTATAAAACGCTCCAGAACCGCTGGTCTTGATTTTGGATTTAATGAATGGTTTAGATCACAAAATGGCGAACCCATGGGCCAGGACTGGCAAACCTGGAGTGCCGCGCTCTATCTTTATGCTGTAAAATGTGTAGAAGAAAAAAACACCCCGTTTTTTGATGAAATAAGAGAAGCCTCCTTCAGTCAGAACCGCTAA
- a CDS encoding glycosyltransferase family 4 protein: MKIAYIGTYPPRECGIGTFTQNLAFAMTAKNHQGEKNHKRIIIAMNDYDETYTYPPEVKLTIRQEQQADYLKAANFINSNGVDVCILEHEFGIFGGSGGVYVLPLLHHVKVPIIVTLHTILENPTYIEKAILKEICKMADSIVVMNQMAITFLTSIYDVPGKKINLIEHGVPDIHFDKKQSKTEFKLKKKKVIMTFGFIGRNKGIENVIKALPQIIKTHPEILYMVLGKTHPNVVRHSGEEYRNYLQLLIKNLKLQDHVLLLNEFIDETELFKYLAACDIYITPYINEAQITSGTLTYAMGAGCAVVSTPYWHAAELLQNGKGRLFNFNDPDDLAYTLKELLDNPDKLKEIQSKAFKYGKEIKWPKIGEKYIDLAQEILKSPKKEILNEEGTLIDPLILPPFSLAHIKRLTDDTGIIQHAKFGIPNLKEGYCLDDNARALLMSLMAFNQKKNSLALELMPVYLSYIHYMQNEDGTFRNFLSFNRNFLDTTGSEDSFGRTIWALGYLIGNAPNDAYYQNGKLVFFNAVPNFGKLKSIRSIANTIIGICYYLKSNPADEEMITQLKNLSSKLITHYEQNNTEDWKWFENLLAYDNGILPLALLHATQILNDDYIQSVALEAMNFLTEQNFNNGYLSIIGNKKWYVKDQERSMFAQQPVDALAMVLMYYQAFLLKKDKEYLNKLFLSFMWFLGENDLRMSLYDFDTKGCCDGIENYGVNRNQGAESSLAYLISHLTVLKAYEELYQTKEFKAANPSKIMVNS; this comes from the coding sequence ATGAAGATTGCTTATATAGGAACATATCCGCCGAGAGAATGCGGGATTGGGACTTTTACCCAAAACCTTGCGTTTGCCATGACCGCAAAAAACCATCAGGGTGAAAAAAATCATAAACGTATCATTATCGCCATGAACGATTATGATGAAACTTACACTTACCCACCCGAAGTTAAACTCACTATACGCCAGGAGCAACAAGCCGATTATTTAAAAGCAGCTAATTTTATAAATTCTAATGGCGTAGATGTTTGTATTCTTGAACACGAATTTGGAATTTTTGGAGGATCTGGCGGAGTATATGTGTTACCGCTGCTGCATCACGTTAAAGTCCCAATTATAGTAACTTTACACACAATACTTGAAAATCCTACCTATATAGAAAAGGCAATTCTGAAGGAAATATGTAAGATGGCCGATAGTATCGTGGTAATGAACCAAATGGCTATTACTTTTCTCACTTCTATTTACGATGTTCCGGGTAAAAAGATAAATCTTATAGAACACGGTGTTCCTGATATTCATTTTGACAAAAAACAATCAAAGACCGAATTTAAACTCAAGAAGAAAAAAGTAATAATGACCTTCGGTTTTATTGGTAGAAATAAAGGAATTGAAAACGTTATAAAAGCTTTGCCTCAAATAATTAAAACCCATCCAGAAATTCTATATATGGTTTTGGGAAAAACCCACCCCAATGTGGTGCGCCATTCCGGAGAAGAATACCGAAACTACCTACAACTGCTTATAAAAAATCTGAAACTTCAGGATCACGTTTTATTATTGAATGAGTTTATTGATGAAACTGAATTATTTAAGTATTTAGCTGCCTGCGATATCTATATAACCCCATACATTAATGAAGCCCAAATCACCAGCGGTACGCTTACCTATGCTATGGGCGCTGGCTGTGCGGTTGTTTCCACTCCTTACTGGCACGCGGCAGAATTATTACAGAATGGTAAAGGCCGCCTTTTTAATTTTAATGATCCAGACGACCTTGCTTATACGCTTAAAGAATTATTAGATAATCCAGATAAACTTAAGGAAATTCAAAGCAAGGCTTTTAAATATGGCAAAGAGATTAAATGGCCCAAAATAGGGGAGAAGTATATAGATCTTGCTCAGGAAATTTTGAAATCCCCTAAAAAGGAAATTTTAAATGAAGAGGGAACTTTAATAGATCCTTTAATTTTGCCACCATTTTCACTGGCGCATATAAAAAGATTAACTGATGATACAGGAATTATCCAACACGCAAAATTTGGAATTCCTAATCTTAAAGAGGGTTATTGCCTGGATGATAACGCCAGGGCATTACTCATGTCTTTGATGGCTTTTAATCAAAAAAAAAATTCTTTAGCGCTGGAGTTAATGCCAGTTTACCTGAGTTATATCCACTATATGCAAAATGAAGATGGGACATTTAGAAACTTTCTAAGCTTTAATCGAAATTTTTTAGACACAACTGGTTCCGAAGATTCCTTTGGAAGAACTATTTGGGCCCTGGGATATTTAATTGGAAACGCTCCTAATGATGCCTATTATCAAAATGGAAAATTGGTGTTTTTTAACGCAGTACCAAATTTTGGGAAATTAAAATCTATTCGAAGCATCGCTAATACGATCATTGGGATTTGTTACTATCTTAAAAGTAACCCGGCAGATGAAGAAATGATTACTCAGCTAAAAAACCTAAGTTCGAAACTAATTACGCATTATGAGCAAAATAATACTGAAGACTGGAAATGGTTTGAAAATTTACTTGCCTACGATAATGGAATTTTACCTTTAGCGCTACTTCACGCTACCCAAATTTTGAACGATGATTATATACAATCTGTGGCTCTGGAAGCGATGAATTTCCTTACCGAACAAAATTTTAACAACGGATATCTTTCAATTATAGGCAATAAGAAGTGGTATGTAAAGGACCAGGAAAGATCAATGTTCGCACAGCAACCGGTAGATGCTTTAGCTATGGTACTTATGTATTATCAAGCTTTTTTACTGAAAAAAGATAAAGAATATCTAAATAAATTATTCCTTTCTTTTATGTGGTTTTTAGGCGAGAATGATTTGCGAATGAGCCTTTATGACTTTGATACAAAAGGATGCTGTGACGGTATAGAAAATTATGGAGTAAATAGAAACCAGGGCGCAGAGAGTTCTTTGGCTTATTTAATCTCGCACCTTACCGTGCTTAAAGCTTATGAAGAACTTTATCAAACCAAGGAATTTAAAGCTGCCAATCCTTCAAAAATAATGGTTAATTCCTGA
- a CDS encoding glycosyltransferase family 4 protein, with protein sequence MKIAILAPIAWRTPPEKYGPWEQVASNITEGLVEKGYDVTLFATANSITKAKLEWACKLPYEEDKENDPKVVECLHISHLMEQAGRFDIIHNHFDFLPLSYSGLIKTPIITTIHGFSSPKMIPVYKKYNNSTSYVSISDSDRSDELDYLATIYHGLDPNNFTFRKEKENYLLYFGRIHPHKGAHAAIEIAKRAGFRLKIAGLIQDEGYFNSKIKPFIDNKNVEYLGNVGPETRDELLGGAKALLHPIFFEEPFGLSVLEAMMCGTPVIAFKRGSMPELITEGISGFLPINISEAILAIKTLDKIDPKICRDYAVKKFSLETMINNYIEAYRTVIQNRSIK encoded by the coding sequence ATGAAGATTGCGATTTTAGCTCCAATAGCCTGGCGTACACCACCTGAAAAATATGGTCCCTGGGAACAGGTAGCTTCAAACATTACTGAAGGGTTAGTGGAAAAAGGTTATGATGTCACACTTTTTGCCACAGCAAATTCCATTACCAAAGCAAAACTGGAATGGGCCTGCAAATTACCTTACGAAGAAGATAAGGAGAACGATCCAAAAGTGGTGGAATGTTTACATATAAGTCATTTAATGGAGCAAGCCGGGCGATTCGATATTATTCACAACCATTTTGATTTTCTTCCTTTAAGTTATTCCGGGTTAATTAAAACGCCAATTATTACTACAATTCACGGCTTTTCCTCACCCAAAATGATTCCGGTTTATAAGAAATATAATAATTCAACTTCCTACGTCTCTATTTCAGATTCAGATAGAAGCGATGAGCTGGATTACCTTGCTACTATTTATCACGGTTTGGATCCTAACAATTTTACTTTTAGAAAAGAAAAAGAGAACTATTTGCTTTACTTCGGAAGAATTCATCCGCATAAGGGAGCTCACGCAGCCATTGAAATCGCGAAACGGGCTGGGTTTCGTTTAAAAATAGCCGGACTAATTCAGGATGAAGGATATTTTAATTCAAAAATAAAACCATTTATAGATAATAAGAATGTAGAATACCTGGGTAATGTGGGTCCTGAAACAAGAGATGAATTACTCGGCGGTGCAAAAGCATTATTACACCCAATATTTTTTGAAGAACCTTTTGGGCTAAGCGTACTGGAAGCAATGATGTGCGGTACACCGGTAATCGCGTTTAAAAGAGGGAGTATGCCGGAACTTATTACCGAAGGAATAAGTGGTTTTCTACCCATAAATATTTCAGAAGCGATCTTGGCGATAAAGACATTAGATAAAATTGATCCTAAAATCTGCAGAGACTATGCGGTGAAAAAATTTAGTCTGGAAACGATGATCAATAATTATATTGAAGCTTATAGAACCGTAATACAAAATAGGTCAATTAAATAA
- a CDS encoding glycoside hydrolase family 130 protein: MRVPVERKNVKFMPDCSRVVVRFFMNGDQRTQNLIARIMAMSDFQVNQTLEQTLREFSRRHRNISKVFFKHCSNIRHIIEGMQVNYNDLSEDRKLLIGSYCTMEFALESAAFFNPSIVEDFDQTYLEEGEKRVIISFRATGEGHISSLVFRRGILDKNNDLHLLKIGNHIDKAEISHKKLYDKSRFIERLSEMDIPTKFSDAIMNRLPDRFEYYALKQEVRRILEDTSMIAERRMALEEMTWLVDSFYDIQFKHDADLSARVIFPISESESRGIEDARFVKFMDEDGEIKVYATYTAYNGHTILPKLISTNDFYTFRVMPLHGDGAQNKNLALFPSKIKGKYAMLARIDGVNNYIMFSDRTTLWKNPILLQKPKYPWEFTQIGNCGSPLWTAEGWLIITHGVGPMRRYCIGASLFDLEDPTKEIGRLKEPLITPLEHEREGYVPNVVYSCGALIHNQSLILPYALSDYSSTYAVVNLAELFTALKEN, encoded by the coding sequence ATGAGAGTTCCTGTAGAGCGTAAAAATGTTAAGTTCATGCCTGATTGCAGCCGGGTTGTGGTACGTTTTTTTATGAATGGTGATCAAAGAACTCAAAACCTTATCGCCAGGATAATGGCAATGAGTGATTTCCAGGTAAATCAAACCTTAGAGCAAACGCTAAGGGAATTCTCCAGGCGCCATCGTAATATTTCTAAGGTGTTTTTTAAACATTGTTCCAATATTCGCCATATTATCGAGGGGATGCAGGTGAACTATAATGATCTTTCTGAAGATAGAAAATTGCTAATTGGTTCTTACTGTACCATGGAGTTTGCGTTGGAATCGGCGGCATTTTTCAACCCTTCCATCGTAGAAGATTTTGATCAAACCTATTTAGAAGAAGGTGAAAAAAGAGTGATTATTTCCTTTAGAGCAACTGGAGAAGGGCATATTTCTTCGTTAGTTTTCAGAAGAGGTATTCTTGATAAAAACAATGATCTGCATTTATTGAAAATTGGCAATCATATAGATAAAGCAGAGATCTCACATAAAAAATTATATGATAAAAGTCGGTTTATAGAGCGTCTTTCAGAAATGGATATTCCTACAAAATTCTCTGACGCTATTATGAATAGGCTGCCCGATAGATTTGAATATTATGCCTTAAAACAGGAAGTACGTAGAATATTAGAAGACACTAGTATGATCGCGGAAAGAAGAATGGCACTGGAAGAAATGACCTGGCTGGTAGATTCTTTTTATGACATTCAATTTAAACATGATGCTGATCTCTCGGCACGTGTAATTTTTCCTATTTCAGAATCTGAAAGCAGAGGAATAGAAGATGCTCGTTTTGTTAAATTTATGGATGAAGATGGAGAAATAAAGGTTTATGCTACCTATACCGCCTACAATGGGCATACGATTTTACCTAAACTTATTTCTACCAATGACTTTTATACCTTCAGGGTAATGCCCTTGCACGGCGATGGGGCTCAAAATAAAAATCTAGCATTATTTCCTTCAAAAATAAAAGGAAAATATGCTATGCTGGCCAGAATTGATGGGGTAAATAACTATATCATGTTTTCCGATAGAACAACATTATGGAAAAACCCAATACTTCTTCAAAAACCAAAATATCCCTGGGAATTTACTCAAATTGGAAACTGTGGCTCTCCATTATGGACGGCTGAAGGTTGGTTAATTATCACTCATGGCGTAGGCCCAATGCGACGTTATTGTATTGGCGCTTCACTTTTTGACCTGGAAGATCCTACCAAAGAAATTGGCAGACTAAAAGAACCTCTAATTACGCCGCTTGAGCATGAAAGGGAAGGTTATGTTCCTAATGTGGTGTATTCTTGCGGTGCGTTAATTCATAACCAGAGCCTTATTTTACCCTACGCGCTATCAGACTACTCTTCAACCTATGCAGTGGTGAATTTAGCCGAATTATTCACCGCCCTTAAAGAAAATTAG
- a CDS encoding pyridoxamine 5'-phosphate oxidase family protein: protein MKTITSTESTQFLAENYIGRLGYISKERVEIIPITYCFDTDHHSILSYSGQGNKIDAMRKNPLVSFQVDEITNLEKWKSVLLHGKFEELTGIDAKYMLRIFSEGVKKVIKAKEKSSPGFIRDFSSKITNSITPIVYRINIDEITGRQRE, encoded by the coding sequence ATGAAAACCATTACCTCCACCGAAAGTACTCAATTTCTTGCCGAAAATTATATTGGCAGACTTGGATATATCTCTAAAGAAAGAGTAGAAATTATTCCTATAACTTATTGTTTTGATACCGATCACCATAGTATTTTGAGTTATTCGGGACAGGGAAATAAGATTGATGCCATGCGCAAAAATCCCTTGGTTTCCTTTCAGGTAGATGAAATCACTAATTTAGAAAAATGGAAATCTGTTTTATTACATGGCAAGTTTGAAGAATTAACAGGAATCGATGCTAAATATATGCTTCGTATTTTTTCTGAAGGAGTGAAAAAAGTGATCAAAGCTAAAGAAAAATCAAGCCCAGGATTTATACGTGATTTTTCCAGTAAAATTACCAATTCCATTACTCCCATAGTATACCGCATTAATATTGATGAGATTACTGGGCGGCAAAGAGAATAG
- a CDS encoding PepSY domain-containing protein: protein MGKNNPTKKFRKYIRTVHLYLGLATGLVVFIVSITGCLWAFQEEIKALTSNIPEVVPQNNPEIDPLEVKNIAQNVFPGKHVHGTLYQGGTSPIEVIFYEEKPEFYKSVFVHPWSGEILHIEDHLSGFFHFVLDGHMHLWLPAEIGSEIVAWSTFIFFLMLVSGIILWWPKNKKVRKQRTWFQWKRGTKWKRKNYDLHQIIGFYTSFIAVIFIFTGLIMTFESFAGGFYKTIGGEKEVVFSVPENPAGSFKSTGDGNEPIRQLMPFLKEKFPDAKNYEIHYPYDEKHSIYVEVSNSDGIYYDSDYRFYDQNDLAEVPSETIYGVYEKAGVADKILRMNYDIHVGAIAGLPGKILAFLISLLCSSLPVTGFLVWYGKKVKAKTSKSKGRRVLATSN from the coding sequence ATGGGAAAGAATAATCCAACTAAGAAGTTCAGGAAATATATACGCACTGTACATTTATATTTAGGACTGGCTACGGGCTTAGTTGTATTTATTGTTTCTATTACCGGTTGCCTGTGGGCGTTTCAGGAAGAAATTAAAGCCCTAACATCTAATATTCCAGAAGTTGTCCCACAAAATAATCCGGAGATAGATCCTCTGGAAGTAAAAAATATAGCCCAAAATGTTTTTCCCGGAAAACATGTTCATGGAACTTTATACCAGGGAGGCACGAGCCCAATAGAAGTAATCTTTTATGAAGAAAAACCAGAGTTTTACAAATCGGTTTTTGTACATCCCTGGAGTGGCGAAATTTTACATATAGAAGATCATCTTTCAGGATTTTTCCATTTTGTTTTAGATGGGCATATGCATTTGTGGTTGCCTGCAGAAATAGGTAGTGAGATTGTAGCATGGAGCACATTTATATTCTTTCTAATGTTAGTTTCGGGCATTATTTTATGGTGGCCAAAAAACAAAAAAGTCAGGAAGCAACGAACGTGGTTCCAATGGAAACGAGGTACTAAATGGAAACGAAAAAATTATGATCTTCATCAAATTATAGGTTTTTACACCAGTTTTATCGCGGTGATATTTATTTTCACTGGACTTATAATGACTTTTGAAAGTTTTGCCGGAGGATTTTACAAAACCATTGGCGGAGAAAAAGAAGTAGTATTTTCTGTTCCAGAAAACCCGGCTGGAAGTTTTAAAAGCACCGGGGATGGAAATGAACCTATCAGGCAATTAATGCCTTTTCTTAAAGAAAAATTTCCTGATGCGAAAAATTATGAAATTCACTATCCCTACGATGAAAAGCATAGTATTTACGTAGAAGTAAGTAATAGTGACGGAATTTACTACGATTCAGATTACAGATTTTACGATCAAAACGATCTTGCTGAAGTTCCCTCTGAAACTATTTACGGTGTTTACGAAAAAGCCGGGGTAGCCGATAAAATACTAAGAATGAATTATGATATACACGTTGGTGCCATCGCGGGATTACCGGGTAAAATTCTTGCTTTCTTAATTAGCCTACTTTGTAGTTCACTTCCTGTTACCGGTTTCCTGGTTTGGTATGGAAAAAAGGTAAAAGCCAAGACTTCCAAAAGTAAAGGAAGAAGAGTACTCGCTACTTCTAATTAA
- a CDS encoding Lacal_2735 family protein — translation MFGMFKKKTEKEKLQEKYQKLQKECFDLSTTNRKLSDQKAYEAEEVMKQLEKLKETK, via the coding sequence ATGTTTGGAATGTTTAAAAAGAAAACAGAAAAAGAAAAGTTACAGGAGAAATACCAAAAGCTACAAAAAGAATGTTTCGATCTCTCTACCACAAATCGAAAGCTTAGTGATCAAAAAGCTTATGAAGCTGAAGAAGTTATGAAACAACTGGAAAAATTAAAAGAAACAAAATAA
- a CDS encoding histidine kinase dimerization/phosphoacceptor domain -containing protein: MILNNKNILVLFAFMFFSSLAYGQIFDFSKPDPYKKVFVETDDFGLSYLKELEESLAKIELDTLKFEVLNDLAYYWHTRNLSTALEFTEKGLALTLEKNNSLWNGRFQITQAAILLRQEKLDEAEAVLKEAEAKVTESDLAFLNTQLGYVYERRGKLARAADFALESLRLGEKLNDKTAIGVAYSDLSNLFWKQEKYEDGLEYGLKSLSFFEERNLVDLDYDFTLYVVGNNYLSLKQYDKAMEYYERSIEIGERYGFYNNLSDVYISLVDLYAFLNEFEKAEAAGENAVKYAYLLDNAFMLMRSYLSVGELQIQNQNYPAAITNIKKSIEVATPSFGDGFFLSKAYNSLGEAYAKNEQYQEAYKAFSEYDSLNKIVFTAEADQRISQLETEFNVAQKENTIKLQETRLLQQQTSQNFISLIAGLLFLILLVLFVSFSNNRKKNKLLRKQNKEKEFLLKEIHHRVKNNLEVVSSLLALQTAQIKDPNVQNAMKESQNRVYSMSIIHQRLYQNDHLSSIEMKDYFFNLGNHILDSFGEEERIKINYKMKELHLDVDTAVPLGLIVNELLTNSLKYAFPNKQAGEITIDLDKRSNNEVQLLVKDNGIGQTEGEPVKGTGFGKKLINLLTRQLDGTMQVIYTSGTQYLFNFKVNRLP; the protein is encoded by the coding sequence TTGATTTTAAATAATAAAAATATTCTGGTGCTTTTTGCATTTATGTTTTTTAGCTCATTGGCCTATGGGCAAATCTTCGATTTTAGTAAACCCGATCCATACAAAAAGGTTTTTGTAGAAACCGATGATTTTGGCCTTTCTTACTTGAAAGAGCTGGAAGAATCCTTGGCGAAAATTGAATTAGATACTCTTAAGTTTGAAGTTTTAAACGATCTGGCTTATTACTGGCATACCAGGAACCTCAGCACTGCACTGGAGTTTACCGAAAAAGGATTGGCACTTACTTTAGAAAAAAATAATTCGCTTTGGAATGGAAGATTCCAAATCACCCAGGCTGCTATTCTATTGCGCCAGGAAAAACTAGATGAAGCGGAGGCAGTTCTCAAAGAAGCTGAAGCCAAAGTAACAGAAAGTGACCTTGCATTTCTTAATACACAATTAGGCTATGTTTACGAACGCCGGGGCAAATTAGCAAGAGCAGCAGATTTTGCACTGGAATCTTTACGTTTAGGAGAAAAATTAAATGACAAAACAGCGATTGGAGTTGCTTACAGTGATCTAAGCAACCTGTTCTGGAAACAGGAAAAATATGAGGACGGTTTGGAATATGGTCTAAAATCACTTTCCTTTTTTGAAGAACGAAATCTAGTAGATCTTGATTATGATTTTACGCTTTACGTGGTAGGAAATAATTATTTAAGCCTAAAACAATATGATAAGGCTATGGAATATTATGAGCGTTCTATAGAAATTGGGGAGCGTTACGGTTTTTATAATAATCTAAGCGATGTTTATATTTCTCTTGTAGATTTATATGCTTTTTTAAATGAATTTGAGAAAGCTGAAGCGGCCGGCGAAAATGCTGTAAAATACGCTTATCTTTTAGATAATGCATTTATGCTAATGCGTTCTTACCTTTCGGTTGGAGAGTTACAAATTCAGAACCAAAATTATCCTGCCGCAATAACTAATATTAAAAAATCTATCGAGGTGGCTACACCAAGCTTTGGAGATGGTTTCTTCTTAAGCAAAGCCTATAACAGTCTTGGGGAAGCTTATGCGAAAAATGAACAGTATCAGGAAGCGTATAAAGCATTTTCTGAATATGATTCCCTTAATAAAATTGTATTTACCGCAGAAGCAGATCAACGTATCTCTCAGTTAGAAACCGAGTTTAATGTGGCTCAAAAAGAGAATACCATTAAGCTTCAGGAAACAAGACTCCTGCAGCAACAAACGAGTCAAAACTTTATTAGTCTTATCGCTGGCTTATTGTTCCTAATCTTATTGGTGCTATTTGTTAGTTTTAGCAATAACCGAAAGAAAAATAAACTATTAAGAAAACAGAATAAGGAGAAAGAATTTTTACTTAAAGAAATTCATCACAGGGTTAAAAATAATCTAGAAGTGGTTTCCAGTCTTTTGGCCTTGCAAACGGCTCAAATTAAAGATCCAAATGTTCAAAACGCAATGAAGGAGAGTCAGAATAGGGTATATTCTATGAGTATTATTCATCAGCGTTTATATCAAAACGATCATCTTTCTTCCATAGAAATGAAAGATTATTTCTTCAATCTTGGTAATCATATTTTGGATTCTTTTGGGGAAGAAGAACGTATTAAGATCAACTATAAAATGAAGGAATTGCACCTGGACGTAGATACGGCGGTACCTTTAGGATTAATAGTGAATGAATTATTGACGAACAGTCTTAAATATGCTTTTCCAAATAAACAAGCTGGAGAAATAACTATAGATCTGGATAAAAGATCGAATAATGAGGTACAACTCCTTGTGAAAGACAATGGAATAGGGCAAACCGAAGGTGAACCAGTAAAAGGAACCGGTTTCGGGAAAAAACTCATCAACTTGCTTACCCGGCAGTTGGATGGCACAATGCAGGTGATTTACACCTCGGGTACCCAATATTTATTTAATTTTAAAGTAAACCGACTTCCCTAA
- a CDS encoding nuclear transport factor 2 family protein, protein MKTLKNQAIFLAVFLVTIATFGQEYEESQKIDYKTGNPANWPAELDAVIAAPNNHKILLENDQVRVLEVHLAPEEKEPLHHHKWPSVLYIQEAGDFIDYDNDDKVIFDTQKLPEPLSFPLTMTKESEAPHSVVNLSKTKPIRLIRVEMKPESTNQNTGIIDGLYKSFAEGDIPSVLEAMDKEITWNEAEGNAYADGNPYIGPEAILNGVFARVGAEHDYFKLEGIELHEMSNNQVLATLRYNAKVKETGKTYNAQVAHLWTLKDGKVSAFQQYVDTKKLNDATSK, encoded by the coding sequence ATGAAAACACTTAAAAACCAGGCTATTTTCCTGGCCGTATTTTTAGTGACCATTGCCACTTTTGGGCAGGAATACGAGGAAAGTCAAAAAATAGATTATAAAACAGGCAATCCAGCTAATTGGCCAGCTGAACTGGATGCTGTGATAGCTGCTCCAAATAATCATAAAATATTATTAGAGAATGACCAGGTAAGGGTACTTGAAGTTCATTTGGCGCCGGAAGAAAAAGAGCCGCTTCACCATCACAAATGGCCAAGTGTTTTATATATTCAGGAAGCCGGCGACTTTATTGACTATGATAATGACGATAAGGTTATTTTTGATACTCAAAAACTTCCGGAACCATTAAGCTTTCCGCTAACCATGACCAAGGAATCGGAAGCACCGCATTCTGTCGTGAATCTTAGCAAGACAAAGCCAATACGTCTCATTCGGGTGGAGATGAAACCTGAAAGTACAAATCAAAATACGGGAATTATTGATGGCCTCTATAAATCTTTTGCCGAGGGTGATATTCCTTCCGTTCTGGAAGCAATGGATAAAGAAATTACATGGAACGAAGCCGAAGGTAATGCTTATGCCGATGGCAACCCATATATAGGTCCGGAAGCTATTTTAAACGGAGTCTTTGCAAGAGTTGGAGCGGAACACGATTACTTCAAGCTTGAAGGCATCGAACTGCATGAAATGAGCAACAATCAAGTATTAGCCACCCTTCGCTATAATGCTAAAGTTAAAGAAACAGGGAAAACTTATAATGCACAAGTCGCTCACCTTTGGACTTTAAAAGATGGAAAAGTTAGTGCATTTCAGCAATATGTAGATACTAAAAAATTAAATGATGCTACGAGCAAATAG